Below is a genomic region from Isachenkonia alkalipeptolytica.
TTGTATTATCATGGGGTTTTGTCCGCCGAAAGAAGAGTGTTTCACAGGAAAAGGAGGAAATCGCGTATGAAAAAAGTAGCCGTTTTACTGATTTTCGCCATGGTGTGTCTAATCGCTTTCGGAAGTGTTCAAGGTCCGGTTTTGGCCGACGAGGTAAACTGGGATGACTACCGGATTGCCGGGGCCAATCGCTATGAAACCGCCTATGAAATTGCAAAAGTTTTTAATGCCGATGCGGACCGGGTACTTATTGTTCGGGGAGATGAAGAAGATGAAATGCCACAAATTGTTGACGGTCTTACCGCCAGCGCCTTAGCGGGGCTATGGGACGCTCCGATTTTATTAGTGCAGCAGGACCGCTTGCCTCCCGACACCCTTGCTGCCTTAGAATCCATCGACCCTTCGGAAGCTTATATTATCGGAGGCCTAAATGCCATTGAGCAATCGGTGGAGGACGCCATCGCCGCCCTAGATATTGAAACCCGACGAATAGCAGGGGACAATCGTTATGAAACCGCCGGGGAAATTGCTATGGAGTTTGAAGCCGCCGAAGGTAACATCGCTCTGATTACCAACGGGAACGACGAAAATTTAGTGGATTCCTTAACCGCGGGTCCCCTGGCATTTATGGGCCATCCGATCCTTCTTGTCAACACCCTTCGAGGGGAAGTTCCCGATGCAACCCTTGATGCCATTGATGAGCTCGGGGTGGAAGAACTGATTATTATCGGAGGTCCCAGTGCGGTATCCACCGATATTGAAGACACGCTGAACGCCATAGACGGGGTATCGGTACTTCCCCGACTGGCGGGAGCCAACCGGTACGAAACCTCTGTGGCCGTGGCCAACTTTGCGCCCTTTGCCGATAATGATCTAGCCTATCTTGTAAACGGTTTCGGCACCCGCTTTGTAGACGCGGTAGCCGCCTCCACCCTAGGAGCGCCTATTGTGTATTTTAACGGTAACCGGGAAGAGATTCCCCAATCCGTGATCAACCACCTTCGAAACCTGGAGAACTTCATGGCCATCGGCGGCAATATGGTGGCGCCGGATTCCATTCTCCAAAGAGCCAAGGAGGTAACCGGGGTTCCATTAATTGCCCCTAGGGTACAAACCGTATTTGGTATGGATTTGATCACCAGTGAGTACTGGCTGCCCAACAGTGAGGTTGACATTGAAATCGAAGGGGAGGAAGGCACGGTCTTTAGCCACTCGGTCACCGCCGACGAAGAGGGTGGTTTCCAGCTGTACTTCTCTGAAACCGATACGGAGTATCAGCTTCAAGGGGGAGACCTTCTGACAATGACCGATAATATGGAGCGACAGCTGAGCTATGAGATTCTTTTCATAGACGTAACCGAGGTGGATACCGAAGAAAACACCGTAATGGGAATGGCGGATCCGAATCAGGAAGTGGAAGTATATATTGATACCTCGGAACAAGGAGACGACTACGATGACATGCCCCGCTTAACTGTCACGGCCAATGATGAGGGCGAATGGACGGCGGACTTTA
It encodes:
- a CDS encoding cell wall-binding repeat-containing protein, with the translated sequence MKKVAVLLIFAMVCLIAFGSVQGPVLADEVNWDDYRIAGANRYETAYEIAKVFNADADRVLIVRGDEEDEMPQIVDGLTASALAGLWDAPILLVQQDRLPPDTLAALESIDPSEAYIIGGLNAIEQSVEDAIAALDIETRRIAGDNRYETAGEIAMEFEAAEGNIALITNGNDENLVDSLTAGPLAFMGHPILLVNTLRGEVPDATLDAIDELGVEELIIIGGPSAVSTDIEDTLNAIDGVSVLPRLAGANRYETSVAVANFAPFADNDLAYLVNGFGTRFVDAVAASTLGAPIVYFNGNREEIPQSVINHLRNLENFMAIGGNMVAPDSILQRAKEVTGVPLIAPRVQTVFGMDLITSEYWLPNSEVDIEIEGEEGTVFSHSVTADEEGGFQLYFSETDTEYQLQGGDLLTMTDNMERQLSYEILFIDVTEVDTEENTVMGMADPNQEVEVYIDTSEQGDDYDDMPRLTVTANDEGEWTADFTDQFEMGDDLYGGALVMNEEGNGSIFYWGTATPQVTIYPQEDNITGFGWGDQVTLTINDTITFTVDTDGGWFDVKGHGDQELILQSGQEILITDGITTYTFEVAALEILAVNRAAGEISGTAEADTEVLLDISTPWMQPGGGPPIEVLKETLTVDAQGEWSFSGDPIDVNDDIYVIVESEDYGELVRTVDRDLGEYSGSAE